The following DNA comes from Sinorhizobium mexicanum.
GCTCGAGAAGGCCGCCGCCGTCTTTCCGGATGCCGTCTCCTTTGCGCTCCTCGGTGCAATCGAGTCCTTGCTGTCGGCCGTTGTCGCCGACGGCATGACCGGGCGCCGCCACCGTTCGAGCATGGAATTGATCGCGCAGGGAATCGCGAACTTTTGCTCGGCGCTCTTCGGCGGGATCTGCGTGACCGGGACGATCGCCCGCACGGCGACGAATGTGCGAGCAGGCGGAACCAGCCCGGTCTCCGGCATGCTGCATTCCATCTTTCTCCTTCTATTCATGCTGCTCGCCGCTCCGCTCGCGAGCTACATCCCGCTCGCCTCGCTGGCCGGCGTGCTCGCCGTCGTTGCCTGGAACATGATCGAGAAGCCCGCGTTCATGGCGCTGCTGCGATCCTCCTACGGCGACGCGGTCGTGCTTCTGGCGACCTTCATCATCGTCGTCTTCCGCGAGCTGACGGAAGGCATCGTGATCGGCTTCGCTCTTGGCGCGGTTCTTTTCATCGACCGCATGGCAAAGAGCATCTCTGTCGGAGAAACAAAACCACTGGAGGCCCTGAAAGAGGAGAATGGAGAGAAGGAACATCCGGTCGTCGCGGACGATCCGGACACGGTCATCTATAGGATCTCGGGCATCTTCTTCTTCGGTTCGGCCGCAACCGTCGGCACGGTCCTCGACCGCATCGCCGACCAGCGTCGGAATTTCATTCTCGATTGCTCGGAAGTGCCCTTCATGGACTCGACCGCGGCCAATGTCATCGAGGGGACACTGCGGAAGGCAGAGCGGACGGGCGTGCGTTTCTTCATCACCGGCGCCAGGTCGCAGGTGCGTCGCGCCCTCCGCCAGCATGACGTTCGCCCGCCGCGTGTCGTGATGCGCGCCTCGATCCAGGCGGCGCTCGAAAGCATCCGCAGCGAAAAGAGCGCGTGAAAAAGGGCGCCGCAGCGCCCTTTCCTTTGGTTGCTCAAGCGCAAGGTCAACCGGCGAGCGCCACGGCGACCGCTTCGATCGCTTCGGCTGCGCGGTTGCCATCCGGTCCGCCGGCCTGAGCCATGTCCGGGCGTCCACCACCGCCCTTGCCACCGAGTGCGGCCGAAGCGACGCGCACCAGATCAACGGCGCTGACCTTCGAGGTGAGGTCGTCGGTAACGGCCACCACCGCGCTTGCCTTGCCGTCGCCGGAAACACCGACGAAGGCGACAACGCCCGAACCGAGCGTCTTCTTGCCGTCATCGGCGAGGCTCTTCAGGTCCTTGGGCTCGACGCCCGACACGACCCTGCCAAGGAAGCGGACGCCTGCGATATCACGGGCGGCATCGGCCGAACCATTCTGGCCATCACCGACGAGAGCCAGCTTCTTCTTCGCCTCGGTCAGTTCCCTCTCCAGCTTGCGGCGCTCGTCGAGCAGGGCCTCGACCCGGCCGAGAACATCCGCCGGCTGGACCTTGAGCGCGGAGGCCAGCGTCTTCACCCGCTCATCCTGCTCGTTGAGGTAGGCGCGAGCCGCCTCGCCCGTCAGTGCCTCGATTCGACGCACGCCGGCACCGACCGCACTTTCAGAAACGACCCGCACAAGACCAATGTCGCCCGTCGCCGATACATGCGTGCCGCCGCAGAGTTCGACCGAATAGGGCTTTCCGGCTTTCGACCCGCGAACGCCTTGTCCCATCGAGACGACGCGGACCTCGTCGCCATATTTCTCGCCGAAGAGCGCCATTGCGCCTTCCGCAATCGCGTCGTCGACTGTCATCAGTCGCGTCGTCACCGGCGAATTCTGAACGATGATCTCGTTCGCCATCTCCTCGACGACCTTCAACTCGTCGGCCGTCATCGGCTTCGGATGCGATACGTCGAAGCGCAGCCGCTCCGGCGCCACAAGCGAGCCCTTCTGCGCCACGTGCGTGCCGAGCACCTCGCGCAGCGCCTCGTGCAGCAGGTGGGTCGCGGAGTGATTGGAGCGGAGCCGCGTGCGACGCGCATGGTCGACGGTCAGCGCGGCCGCCTCGCCGGTTTTCACACTGCCTTCGGCGACAACGCCGTAGTGGACAAAGAGCCCCTCGCCACGCTTCTGGGTGTCAGTGACCGTCAGCTTGCCAGTGTCGGTCGCGATGACGCCGGTATCGCCCATCTGACCGCCGGATTCGCCATAGAAGGGTGTCTGGTTCAGGATCACTTGAACGGTCTCGCCCTTCGCAGCGGATTCGACCACAGCACCGTCGCGGACGATCGCCTGGATCACGCCTTCGGCTGCCTCGGTGTCATAGCCGAGGAATTCTGTCGCGCCGTGCTTTTCCTTGAGTTCAAACCAGATCGTCTCGGTTGCGGCCTCACCGGATCCGGCCCAGTTTGCACGGGCCTCCGCCTTCTGCCGTTCCATTGCCGCGGAAAACGCATCGGTATCGACGGTGATGCCCTTGGCGCGCAGCGCGTCCTGCGTCAGGTCGAGCGGGAAGCCGTAGGTGTCGTAGAGCTTGAAGGCTGTCTCGCCGTTGAACTGATCGCCCTCGGAAAGATCTGCCGAGGCTTCTGAAAGGAGGTTCAGACCGCGCTCCAGCGTCTTGCGGAAACGGGTCTCTTCCAGTTTCAGGGTCTCCGAGATCAGCGCTTCGGCGCGGGCAAGTTCCGGATAGGCGCGGCCCATCTGGCCGACGAGTGCCGGCAGGAGCTTCCACATCAGCGGCTCTTGCGCGCCGAGCAGCTGCGCGTGCCGCATCGCGCGGCGCATGATGCGGCGCAGCACATAGCCGCGGCCTTCGTTCGACGGCAGTACGCCGTCGGCGATCAGGAAGGCGGAGGAGCGCAGATGGTCGGCGATGACGCGGTGGCTGGCGCGGCGGTCGCCCTCCGCCTTGACGCCCGTCGCTTCTTCGGACGCAGCGATCAGCGCGCGGAAGAGATCGATGTCATAATTATCGTGCTGGCCCTGCAGGACGGCAGCAACACGCTCCAGTCCCATGCCGGTATCGATCGACGGGCGCGGAAGATCGATGCGCTCTTCCTTGGTGACCTGCTCGTACTGCATGAACACGAGATTCCAGATCTCGATGAAGCGGTCGCCATCTTCTTCGGCCGAACCGGGCGGTCCGCCCCAGATCTGCTCGCCATGGTCATAGAAGATTTCCGAGCACGGGCCGCAAGGGCCGGTATCACCCATCGCCCAGAAGTTATCGCTGGTCGGAATGCGGATGATCCGGTCGTCGCTCAAGCCGGCGATCTTCTTCCAGAGGCCGAAGGCTTCGTCGTCGGTATGATAGACGGTGACGAGCAGTCGCTTGGCGTCGAGGCCGTATTCCTTGGTGATCAGGTTCCAGGCGAGCTCGATCGCGCGTTCCTTGAAATAGTCGCCGAACGAGAAGTTGCCGAGCATCTCGAAGAAGGTGTGGTGCCGGGCGGTGTAGCCGACATTGTCAAGGTCGTTGTGCTTGCCGCCCGCGCGCACGCATTTCTGCGCGGTCGCGGCCGTCGAATAGGGGCGCTGCTCCAGGCCGGTAAAGACGTTTTTGAACTGCACCATGCCGGCATTGGTGAACATCAATGTCGGGTCGTTGCGCGGCACCAGGGGGCTCGACGGCACGATCTCGTGACCGTTCTTGCGGAAGTAGTCGAGAAACATCGACCGGATTTCATTCACGCCGCTCATCTTGCGTCCTATCTGTGCACCATTCCCGGTCGCGACCGCACTTTTGCCGGGCCGCGCACCGCTATCTTCAACCCCGCGTCTATCGGCAATAGACACGCCCTCCAGCAACGTCGGTCGCTGGAACCAAAGGCTTTTATCTTCCGTGTCTCACGCTGTCCAGACGGCAGCAAAAAACCGGCCGTCTAGAAAAACGACCGGCTTCATTCAAAACTTGCCCGCCTCAGATCTTACATTTCGGCAGCCGCATCGCCGTCGTCATCGCTCTCCGGTCCGCCGTTCTCCAGGAACTTGTCGGCGATCAGGCCCGCATTCTGCCGCAGAGCCATCTCGATCTCGCGCAGAAGATCGGGATTGTCACGCAGGAAAAGTTTCGCGTTCTCCCGGCCCTGGCCGAGGCGCTGGCTATTGTAGGAAAACCAGGCGCCGGATTTTTCGACGATGCCGGCCTTGACGCCAAGATCGATGAGTTCACCGGTCTTGGAAACGCCCTCGCCATACATGATGTCGAATTCCACCTGCTTGAAGGGTGGTGCCATCTTGTTCTTGACGACCTTGACGCGGGTCTGGTTGCCGACGACCTCTTCGCGCTCCTTGACCGAGCCGATGCGACGAATATCGAGGCGAACTGACGCATAGAACTTCAGCGCGTTGCCACCCGTCGTCGTTTCCGGCGAACCGAACATGACGCCGATCTTCATGCGGATCTGGTTGATGAAGATAACCATGCAGTTGGACTTGGAGATCGACGCAGTGAGCTTGCGCAGTGCCTGGCTCATCAGGCGGGCCTGCATGCCCGGCAGACTGTCGCCCATTTCGCCTTCGATTTCGGCGCGCGGCACGAGAGCTGCAACGGAATCGACGACGAGGACGTCGATCGCGCCGGAACGGACCAGCGTGTCGGTGATTTCCAGCGCCTGTTCGCCGGTGTCCGGCTGCGAAATCAAGAGGTTTTCAAGATCGACGCCCAGCTTGCGCGCATAGACCGGATCGAGCGCATGTTCGGCGTCAACGAAGCCGCAAATGCCACCCTTCTTCTGTGCCTCGGCGATGGTCTGCAGCGCCAGCGTCGTCTTGCCCGAGCTTTCAGGGCCGTAGATTTCAATGATGCGCCCTTTCGGCAGGCCGCCAATGCCGAGCGCGATATCGAGGCCGAGCGATCCGGTCGAAACAGTTTCGATCTCGATTACACTGTCCTTCGAACCGAGCTTCATAATCGATCCCTTGCCGAACGACCGTTCGATCTGGGAGAGAGCCGCTTCAAGTGCCTTGCTTTTATCCACCGATTTGTCCTCTACGAGCCGCAAAGAGTTTTGTGCCATTTGGTCCCACCTTTAGGTTATTGAAGCTACCGAGGCAATGAAGCCGCCGCAGGAGTTTTTGTACATGGTTTGTTCTGCTTTGGCAATAGAGTGGCAACCAATTGAATGATAACGGTTATTCTCGTTGCGTTCGATTCTTGTTCACGGGCATTGTACCACATTTCCGCAAAGCCCATGCCGAAGCTCGGCCGGGCTTGGCTACACTAGCGCGATTCGCGACCGTGCCGCCTCTGTGAATGCGGATTGAAGCAGTCCAAAGAGGAGCTTTTATGAAGAAACGCGAAATCGCCGTGTTCGGCGGCGCCCACATCGACCGCCGCGGCCGCATCAGCGGCGTGACCGCTCCCGGCGCGAGCAATCCCGGTTCGTGGTTCGAGGAAGCGGGAGGCGGCGGTTTCAATGCGGCGAGAAACCTCGCCCGCATCGGTCACAGCGTACGAATGATCAGCCCGCGTGGCGGCGACGCAGCAGGCGAGATGGTGGCGGCGGCCGCGGCCGCGGCAGGCGTCATCGATTGCCCCTTCACCTTTCTCGATCGGAAAACGCCGAGTTATACGGCGATCCTCGAAAACGATGGCAACCTCGTCATCGCGCTTGCTGACATGGAGCTCTACCAGTTGTTCTCGCCGCGCCGGCTGCAGCAGCGCGCGATACGCGAAATATTGGCGGTAAGCGATCTGGTGCTCATGGATGCCAACCTCCCCGAGGAAACGCTTGTCGCCTTGGTCAACGCGGCATCCGGGGACGGCCGACTTGTGGCCGGCATCGCCGTGTCGCCGGCAAAGGTGATGCGCTTCAGGAAATGCCTCAGCGGGCTCAGCTTCCTGTTCATGAACGAGGCGGAAGCGCGTGCCCTGACCGGGATCGACGCCAGCGACGCCAAAAACTGGCCAACGCTGTTGCGGGAGGCAGGCCTCAGGGGTGGCGTCGTAACACGCGGCGGCGCCGCTGCGGTCGCCTTCGACCGCGGCGAGGCAAGCGTCATTTTCCCGCCAGCCCTCCCGGCGCTGGCGGATGTCACTGGCGCCGGCGACGCCTTGGCCTCGGGGTTCCTCACGGCGCGGCTTTCGGGTTTCGATCTTGCCGGATGCCTGCGCCATGGCATAGCCGCGGCCGGGATTGCGCTTCGCTCGCCTTTTGCCGTTTCGGAAGAAATGTCTCGGGGCAATCTCGAACAGGCGATTGCCCTTGTGCCGGCGCCGCAAATGCTGTCATGAGAACCGACGTTGAACGCCGGGCGGGACGAAAGCATGCGCAGCTTTCCGCCCGCTCTCACTTTCACCTTTTTTACAAACGATCTCGATGATTTTGGTTCGATTCAGCCGAGCATGATCGTGATTTAAGGATAGATTCATGAGCAAGCCCTCCTCCCCGTCCCTGCCGATCGAATATTCCGATGAAGTGGCGGCCGCAAAGGCACGCGGTGCGCCGATCGTCGCGCTGGAATCGACGATCATCACCCATGGCATGCCCTACCCCGGCAACCTCAACATGGCCCGCAGCGTCGAGGCGATCATCCGTGAACAGGGCGCCGTGCCCGCGACCATTGCGGTCATTCACGGTGTCCTTCACATCGGTCTCGACGACGCGAAGCTGGAAGCACTTTCGAAAACGGAAGGCGCGATGAAGCTGTCGCGTGCCGATCTTGCCTTCGCGATCGCCGAACGCCGTACGGGCGCCACGACCGTGGCGGCGACGATGATCGCTGCGGCGCGCGCCGGCATCAGCGTATTTGCCACCGGCGGGATCGGCGGCGTTCACCGCGGCGCGGAAGAGAGCTTCGACATTTCCGCCGATCTGGACGAACTTGCCCGCACCGGCGTGATCGTTGTCTGCGCCGGCGCCAAGGCCATTCTCGACATTCCGAAAACGCTTGAAGTGCTGGAGACTCGCGGTGTTCCGGTCGTCACCTATGACAGCGAAACCTTCCCGGCCTTCTGGTCGCGCGATTCCGGTATCAAGAGCCCATTGATGCTCAACAGCCCCGCCGCGATCGCCAATTTTCAGAAGATGCGCGACCTGCTCGGCATCGACGGCGGCATGCTTGTTGCCAATCCGGTTCCCGAAGGGAGCGAAATTCCGCGCGAGGAGATGGAAATCTACATCACCCGTGCCCTCGACAATGCGGCGAGTGACGAGATCGTCGGCAAGGCCGTCACGCCCTACCTGCTCGACAACCTTTTCCACATGACCGACGGCCGCAGCCTCGACACCAATATCGCGCTCGTGGAAAACAACGCCCGTCTCGCCGCCGAGATCGCGGTCGCACTGACGGCGAAGTAAGTAACGCAACGCAACCCTGACGAGAGGTCGTTACACTTTTCCAGGAATTTGCTCGAAGAAGGCCCGGCATTGGCTCGGGCCTTTTTCATGAACGCGTTAGAGATCAACGCCCGATCAAGAATCCAGCATCTCGCGAACGGCCACTGCCAGCTGTTTCAGCGAGAATGGCTTCGGCAGGAAACCGAATTTCGCGTCGGCCGGGAGGTTGCGCGCAAACGCGTCTTCCGCGTAACCCGACACGAAAATGAACTTCAAGTCCGGGTATTTCTTGCGCAGTTCACGCAGCAGCGTCGGCCCGTCCATCTCCGGCATCACGACGTCCGATACGACGATGTCGACCGCGCCGTTGAGTTCGTCCATGATGTCGAGCGCTTCGACACCAGATCCGGCCTCGTGAACGGTGTAGCCGCGCGTTTCGAGCATGCGCTTGCCGCCGCGGCGCACCGCTTCCTCGTCCTCGACCAGCAGCACGACAGCGGAATCGCCGGTGAGGTCCGCGGGCTCCGATTCAGCCTTAGGCGCGGGCGCCACGACCAGGTTACTGGCCGCCGGCATCGGCGCCTCGGTTGCCGACGTCACTTCGGCTGCGACTTCCTCGACATGGCGCGGCAGCAGAATACGGAAGGTGGTGCCCTTGCCGACTTCCGATTCCGGATAGATATAGCCGCCCGACTGCTTGACGATGCCGTAGACCATCGAAAGGCCGAGACCGGTGCCCTTGCCGACTTCCTTCGTCGTAAAGAAGGGCTCGAAGATCTTGTCCATGATCTCCTGGGGAATGCCGGTGCCCTGGTCGGCGACCTCGACCAGGACGAAGTCGTCCTCCGGCAGCTCCCGTCGTCCGAGCGCCGCCACTTCGCTTGCCGGCAGATTTCGCGTCCGCAGCGTGATAGTTCCGCCTTCAGGCATGGCGTCGCGCGCATTGACGGCGAGATTGAGCAGGACCTGCTCGAACTGACCGAGATCGGTCTTCACCGGCCAAAGGTCTCGCCCGTAGTCAACCTCGACCTTGACATTGGTACCGGTCATCCGGTCGACAAGCATGCGCAGGTCGCCGATGACGTCGGTGAGGTTAAGCACCGTCGGGCGCATCGTCTGCTTGCGCGAGAACGCAAGCAGCTGCCGCACGAGCACGGCGGCGCGATTGGCATTGCGCTTGATTTCCATCAGGTCGGCGAAGGTGGCATCCGCGGGGCGCGCCGAAAGCAGAAGGTGGTCGGAGGAAAGCAGGATCGCGGTCAGGACATTGTTGAAATCGTGTGCGATGCCGCCTGCGAGCGTCCCCACGGCGTTCATCTTCTGCGTCTGCGCCATCTGGGTCTCGAGCGCCTTCTGCTCGGTGATCTCCAGCGCATAGATGATCGCTGTCTCCTCCGGCGCCTGATCGCTCTGGTCGATCACGGCGTTGACGTAGAAGCGGAAATGCCGCGCCTCGTCACTCGGATGCAAGGCGTCGATCGGCGCGATGTCGCCCTGCCGGTCCTTCGCCGCCGCAAGTGCTTCCTGAAGGCGGCCCTTTTCGGATTCGTGGACGACGGTTTCGATCAGCGCGCCGCGCTCGACGTCGTCCTGTGAAACAAGCCCAGCAAACAGCTTCAGGAACGGAGCGTTGGTCCTCAGGATCCGCCCGTCGCCGTCGACCGAGGCGATCGCCATCGGGGTGTTGTTGAAGAAGCGCGTGAAGCGCATGGCGGCGTTCGAAGCCGACTGATCGCCATCATCGCCTTCACGCGACATGACAATCGTCCGACTTTCGCCGGGCGCACCGTCACGGGTGGACGAAACGCGGTGGATCAGACGCACCGGCAGGCTCTGGCCGTTGGCCTTGCGCAGGTCGAGGTCGAGCACCTTCGTCTTCTTGAAGCCTGGTTCCGCCTGGACCGACTGGACGAGTGCGAGACCCTCGCCGGCGACCACATCGGCAATGCTGACCGACCCCGGTTGAAACTTGGTGAGATCGATGCCGAGCCAATCGGCAAGGGTGGCATTGATGTAGAAGATCTCGCCCTTGCGTCCGGCCGAGAAGAAGCCTGCAGGGGCGTGATCGAGATAGTCGATCGCGTTCTGCAGTTCCTTGAAGAAGCGCTCCTGATCGTCGCGCTCGGCGGTGATGTCGGCGATCTGCCAGAGATAGAGCGGGTTCCTGTCGCTGTCCTCCAAAGGCAGCACGCGAGCCTTCAGACGGAACCAGTGGGCGCCGGAGGCGATCGATGCACCGTTTGCGAGCGGCTTCAGCAGCCGGAATTCCTCGTGCCCCTTCTTGCCTTCGTGGAGCCCGTTGGTGAGCCGATAGATCGCTTCGGTTGCCTCGCGGTTCCTGGAGAGAATGGTCTCGAGCGATTGGATGCCGGCGGCGCTCTTGGCACCGGTCAGAGCGCCGTAGGCGGCATTGGCATAGATGATCCGCCCCCTGCGGTCGGTGACGATCGTGCCATCCTCGTGGGCATCGAGAAAGGCACGCGCGAGCTCGTCGGGACGCGTCTGCGGCATGACCTCTATGAAGCCGATCACCGACGAGACCAGGAAGAATATCCCGACCATCGCCAGCACGCCCAGGATGCCGAGGACGATTTCGTTTTCGAGCTGGTTCTTGAAGACGACGAAGGCGGCTGCCGACGCGGTGAGAACGATCGCCAGCAGGATGATCCGCAAGACCGTGCCGGGCCGGACGCCGCGGTCAACGACCGGCATCTGGTAGTCACCTGACTGCCGCAATTTCGTCATCGGGTCCTCACCTGCCGCTGCGGCCGCGCGCTCCTTGTTCAGGCGTGCAAGACTCGCTGCAATCCTTTGCGTTGCTGCATAACTTATCCTCAAATCGATCCCGGCTTAAGGAATCATGCAGTAGCCGGCGTTCGACCAACGCTTCGCGAAATCCGCAAGTGCTTTTCCCGCGTTCGGATCATCGAACTGGAATCATCTTTAACAATCAGAGATAACAGCAAAAAGCGTCTCTGCGGAAGCATCGCGGTCAATTCACAGGGAATGTCGGGCGCGCGCTTGTACCGGCCTGAAAAAAGCCGTCAAATATTGACATGCGGGGGAGGCAGAAGGAGTTCAGCCTATGATCGAAACCATTGTCGGGGACAACGGCAGCCGCTTCATCATCGCCGCCGCGGCCGTTGCCGTCGGGCTCTTGTGCCTTGTAGCCGTGCTCTGGATCATGCGCCACAGGCCCTCCTCTCCCTTTGTGCGCGGCGGCAAGAACAGACAGCCGAGACTCGCCGTCCTCGATGCCGCTGCCGTCGATGCGCGCCGCCGCCTGGTGCTTGTTCGCCGCGACGACGTCGAACATCTCATCATGATCGGCGGCCCGACGGACATCGTCGTCGAAAGCCGAATAGCGCCCGGTAGGACCCCACCGGCAGAGACGGGCGCCGCCGTCCCCGCGGAACAAAAGGCCGTCGAGGCGCCGAAGGTCGCCCCCAGTCCTGAACCGAGACCCGAACCAAGGCATGCCCCGGCGCCGGCACCGATCCCGGCAGAAACGGGAGCCCCTGCCCAGATGCGCCCAGCAGCGCGCGTGGAAGAGCAGGTGCAGCTAGCGGCTCCCCGAGTGGAGCCGGCACCGCCGATCCGTCTTGCTGCGGAGCAAAGACCCGCGGCGGCGGCGCAGCCACTCCAGCAACAGCCGCCCGCCAGGATCACGCCGCCCGTGTCCGCGGTTCCCACCACCTCCGCCATAGAACGTGCGGAAGATATTTTCGACGTCGCCCGCGAGCGGGTGCTGCCAGCCGCGCCGCGGCGCGAGCAGGCGCCCATGCAGCAGGGCTCAATCCAAACGGCCTTCGTGCCGGCGGCGCAGACACCGGCGATGCCGGTTCAACCGGCGGCGTCGGATAGGGTTTCGGACTTCGAGCGGATTCTCGATGCGGAGATCAGCGGCGATCTTCAACGGCTGGCGCCCACTGTTGGGCCCCAGGCCGAGAGCCGGCCGATCGCGGCTGGCCGTCAGGAACCCTTGCTCGGAGGCAGTCCGGACAATATCCGCAAGGAGCCGACGATCGAAGACGAAATGACACGCATGCTCGCCGACATTTCCGCCGGGCGTAAGCCCTGAGCGCTGGTTGCTCGAAGGCATGTAGGCCTTGAAAGTGCTTCGCGTTTAAGCGGCCTCATGTGACGGGCTTCGGTCTTTGTTTTCACCTATGTCGTTGTTCAAGACCGCTGCATACTTTTAGGCGACATGCATTAAGTGGCCCCATAAAGAAAAACGGCGCAGTTAACTGCGCCGTTTTTTCCGATCAGGAAGAACCTGTATCCGTTACTCGTCCCGATAGACTTTCTCGCGACGTTCGTGGCGCTCCTGCGCCTCGATCGAGAGGGTTGCAATCGGCCGGGCGTCCAACCGTTTCAAACCGATCGGTTCGCCCGTTTCCTCACAATAACCGTAGGTGCCTTCGTCAAGCCGCTGCAATGCAGCATCGATCTTGGCGATCAGTTTCCGTTGCCGGTCCCGGGCGCGCAATTCGATGGCCCGGTCTGTTTCGGAAGAAGCTCGGTCCGCGAGGTCCGGATGGTTGGCGCTCTCCTCTGCCAAGTGGTCCAGTGTCTCACGGGCTTCGCGAAGGATATCATTTTTCCAGGCATTCAACTTTGCACGAAAATATGCCCGGTGGCTTGCATTCATGAATTCCTCGTCCTCGGAGAGGACAAAGGTACTAAGATCGATCTTCTCACTCAACGCGATTCTCCTGAAGAACATCTCATTGCGGCGGTGTATAGACCTATGGAAGCTCTGATTCAAGCCTTGTGCCAGACACTCAACCGCATTTTAACAATGCTTGCATTTCAGGCTAACTGGCGATTATTTCATCAAAATTACACACGAAGTCTTGATCGCCGATGAAGGCTGGCCGCTCTACCCCGAACCGCCGGCCGATGCCGGCGAGATATTGGATTGCGACATCTGGTGTGCCCTGGGCGTCAATTCAATAGGTTTAGGTTCCAAGGAAAACGTAAGCCGACGGCTTGATCTTTGCTGCGGCCGCGGGACAAGGTACCGATCCTGCCGGACTCGCGACTGGGATCCGGCCACAATAGGTGCCTCCAACCCTCGGGCGATTTGGCCGCCCCCGGAAGATATATGCAAGACAGCGTCGCCCCGGCATTTCGCCTCTTCCTTCTCCGCCACGCCCGTTCGGGCTGGGCGCTGCCGGGCCAGCGGGATTTCGATCGCACGCTTGACGATACCGGCTTCGCCGAGGCGGAACTGATCGCCCAGAGTGCTGCCGACCATGGCATTCGACCGGACTTGATCCTATGCTCGACCGCGGTGCGGTGTCGCCAGACCGCCGAACCGCTCTACCGAACGCTCGGCGAAGACATCGACCTTCAATACATCGATGCGCTCTATACGGGATCTATGAACGTCTACGCCGAGCTTCTCGATGCAAATTCCAGCCTGGCCTCGCTGATGCTCATCGGTCACAATCCGATGATCGAGGAACTGTTTCGGCGTCTCCTCGGCGACGCCGCCGCGGACAGGATCCTCGCGGACGGCTACCCCCCGGCCGCCTTGGCAGTCATCGACTTTTCGGCACCCCCGAGCGCGGGCGCCAGATGGTTGGCGAGGCTTTCGACGCTGTTGCTGCCCGTGCCGGGGGAGCCGGGAAGATCGTGACGAAATCCTGCCCACCACCCGAAAATCCGACTACGTCGTTGCAGTGGCGGAAAGATTTCCTATATCGCACCACGGTCAAAGCATGTGCGCGGCGTCTTTAGGGCAATTCCAGGAAAAGTGTGTAACGGTTTTCCGTCCGGAATTGCGTAGTTTCAATGATCTAATGGCTGCAGGTGAGCAGAAGATTCTCATAGCGACGGAATCAATCCCGAGGAACGGATAGACTTGGCGCCCATTTTGAGCAGCTTCAAAGATGATGCCCTGATTGCGCTGGACAATCTTGCCGATCGCGCATCCGGGCTCGTCAATCCCGCAGTCCGGCTCGGAGTGACCGGCCTGTCGCGTGCCGGCAAGACCGTTTTCATTTCGTCGCTCGTCCATAATTTGCTGAATGGCGGTCGCCTGCCCGTGTTCGAACCCATCCGATCCGGGCGGGTCTCGAAGGTCCGTCTGGAGCCGCAGCCTGACGATGCGGTGCCGCGCTTCCAATACGAGGATCATATCGCCGCTCTGGTCAGGGATCGGGTCTGGCCCGATTCGACGAGGGCGATTTCGCAGCTGCGCATCACGCTTGACTATGAAAGCGCCAGCGGCTGGAATCGGATGTTCTCGCCCGGGCGGCTGTCGATAGACATCGTCGACTATCCGGGGGAATGGCTGCTCGACCTGCCCCTGCTCGCGCAGGATTTTCGGCAGTTCAGCGAGGGCACGGTGCAGCGGGCGCGTGCCGGCACACGCGCAAGTCTTTCGCGCGAATGGCTGGCGCTTGCGTCGGTGAGTGGTGCCACTGCGGCAGCCGACGAGGGCAGCGCCCGGCGGCTTGCCGAAAGCTTCACTGCCTATCTCCAAGCCTGCAAGGCCGACGAGCGATCCCTCTCGACGTTGCCGCCGGGCCGTTTCCTGATGCCCGGAGACCTCGAGGGTTCGCCGGCGCTGACCTTTTCGCCGCTTCCGGATCTGCCTGCTGGCCGCGCGCCGAAGGGATCGCTCTGGGCGATGATGGAGCGCCGGTACGAAGCCTACAAGACCCACGTCGTCAGCCCGTTCTTCCGCGAGCACTTCGCCCGTC
Coding sequences within:
- the alaS gene encoding alanine--tRNA ligase, with translation MSGVNEIRSMFLDYFRKNGHEIVPSSPLVPRNDPTLMFTNAGMVQFKNVFTGLEQRPYSTAATAQKCVRAGGKHNDLDNVGYTARHHTFFEMLGNFSFGDYFKERAIELAWNLITKEYGLDAKRLLVTVYHTDDEAFGLWKKIAGLSDDRIIRIPTSDNFWAMGDTGPCGPCSEIFYDHGEQIWGGPPGSAEEDGDRFIEIWNLVFMQYEQVTKEERIDLPRPSIDTGMGLERVAAVLQGQHDNYDIDLFRALIAASEEATGVKAEGDRRASHRVIADHLRSSAFLIADGVLPSNEGRGYVLRRIMRRAMRHAQLLGAQEPLMWKLLPALVGQMGRAYPELARAEALISETLKLEETRFRKTLERGLNLLSEASADLSEGDQFNGETAFKLYDTYGFPLDLTQDALRAKGITVDTDAFSAAMERQKAEARANWAGSGEAATETIWFELKEKHGATEFLGYDTEAAEGVIQAIVRDGAVVESAAKGETVQVILNQTPFYGESGGQMGDTGVIATDTGKLTVTDTQKRGEGLFVHYGVVAEGSVKTGEAAALTVDHARRTRLRSNHSATHLLHEALREVLGTHVAQKGSLVAPERLRFDVSHPKPMTADELKVVEEMANEIIVQNSPVTTRLMTVDDAIAEGAMALFGEKYGDEVRVVSMGQGVRGSKAGKPYSVELCGGTHVSATGDIGLVRVVSESAVGAGVRRIEALTGEAARAYLNEQDERVKTLASALKVQPADVLGRVEALLDERRKLERELTEAKKKLALVGDGQNGSADAARDIAGVRFLGRVVSGVEPKDLKSLADDGKKTLGSGVVAFVGVSGDGKASAVVAVTDDLTSKVSAVDLVRVASAALGGKGGGGRPDMAQAGGPDGNRAAEAIEAVAVALAG
- the recA gene encoding recombinase RecA, with amino-acid sequence MAQNSLRLVEDKSVDKSKALEAALSQIERSFGKGSIMKLGSKDSVIEIETVSTGSLGLDIALGIGGLPKGRIIEIYGPESSGKTTLALQTIAEAQKKGGICGFVDAEHALDPVYARKLGVDLENLLISQPDTGEQALEITDTLVRSGAIDVLVVDSVAALVPRAEIEGEMGDSLPGMQARLMSQALRKLTASISKSNCMVIFINQIRMKIGVMFGSPETTTGGNALKFYASVRLDIRRIGSVKEREEVVGNQTRVKVVKNKMAPPFKQVEFDIMYGEGVSKTGELIDLGVKAGIVEKSGAWFSYNSQRLGQGRENAKLFLRDNPDLLREIEMALRQNAGLIADKFLENGGPESDDDGDAAAEM
- a CDS encoding SulP family inorganic anion transporter, producing the protein MPDSLVAKTVSVFREGYGSARLKADAFAGLTVAIVALPLSMAIAIASGVTPDRGLYTAIVGGFLVSLLGGSRVQIGGPAGAFIVLVAATGARHGLDGLLLATAMSGIMLVAAGYLRLGNYIKFIPYPVTVGFTAGIAVIIFASQLRDLFGLTLSGREPGPIIEKVATLGLAAGTVNWGAVLTAALTIGIILALRKLRPHWPGMLIAVAAASAFVALLQLPAETIGTRFGGIPRGLPSPTFPPFSLEKAAAVFPDAVSFALLGAIESLLSAVVADGMTGRRHRSSMELIAQGIANFCSALFGGICVTGTIARTATNVRAGGTSPVSGMLHSIFLLLFMLLAAPLASYIPLASLAGVLAVVAWNMIEKPAFMALLRSSYGDAVVLLATFIIVVFRELTEGIVIGFALGAVLFIDRMAKSISVGETKPLEALKEENGEKEHPVVADDPDTVIYRISGIFFFGSAATVGTVLDRIADQRRNFILDCSEVPFMDSTAANVIEGTLRKAERTGVRFFITGARSQVRRALRQHDVRPPRVVMRASIQAALESIRSEKSA